One region of Terriglobales bacterium genomic DNA includes:
- a CDS encoding carboxypeptidase regulatory-like domain-containing protein → MAFTLCSQAAFSQSGDFTIVLLPDTQNEAQFYPSVFAAQTQWIASNRSAMNIQVVLGLGDIVNDGADNAQQQNADAAIRNLDNAKVPYLLAIGNHDYDQANTGAARRTDTGYEKWFGPARYAGYSYYKGGFPPGTNANFYGTFNISGKGYLMLVLEYVPRDSSLAWAAQVVQANPDKEVIVVTHSYMFYDATRVDKCDTNDLNRDNDGDETWQKFVSQYANISTVVSGHITSVGASRRSDLGVNGNLVNQMFSNYQTLAHGGDGWLRILTFHPASDTIDVKTYSPYLDAFKTDAKNQFTLRWHTPAPGATGGVTGRVDSADCTDLSGIKVTAGSALATTDSAGHYSISGLAPGSYVVTASGLGWTTASHTVNVRAAYPPDVNFYLTSSGSGGGPCPLNPADPSVTICTPANGATVPSPVHIVAGTTDLNTVSLLQIYVDGVAKYTVNAKSLDTSLAMTNGAHRVTV, encoded by the coding sequence ATGGCCTTCACTCTTTGCAGCCAAGCCGCGTTCAGCCAAAGCGGAGACTTCACCATCGTCCTGCTGCCCGACACACAGAATGAAGCGCAGTTCTATCCCTCCGTCTTCGCCGCCCAGACGCAGTGGATCGCCAGCAATCGCTCGGCGATGAACATCCAGGTTGTGCTCGGCCTGGGCGACATTGTGAACGACGGCGCCGACAACGCGCAGCAGCAGAACGCCGACGCCGCCATCCGCAATCTCGATAACGCCAAGGTCCCCTACCTGCTGGCCATCGGCAATCACGACTACGACCAGGCAAACACCGGGGCCGCCAGGCGAACCGACACGGGATACGAAAAGTGGTTCGGGCCGGCGCGCTACGCCGGCTACAGCTACTACAAAGGCGGGTTTCCCCCGGGGACAAACGCGAACTTCTACGGCACCTTCAACATCAGCGGCAAAGGTTACCTGATGCTGGTGCTCGAGTATGTGCCGCGTGATTCTTCTCTGGCGTGGGCGGCACAGGTGGTGCAGGCAAATCCCGACAAGGAAGTGATTGTCGTAACCCATAGCTACATGTTTTACGACGCCACGCGCGTGGACAAATGCGACACCAACGACCTGAATCGCGATAACGACGGCGATGAAACCTGGCAGAAGTTCGTCAGCCAGTACGCCAACATCAGCACGGTGGTGAGCGGACACATCACGTCGGTGGGCGCGTCCCGCCGCAGCGACCTGGGCGTGAATGGCAACCTCGTGAACCAGATGTTCTCCAACTATCAAACGCTGGCGCACGGCGGCGACGGCTGGCTGCGCATCCTGACGTTCCATCCGGCGAGCGACACGATTGACGTAAAGACGTACTCGCCCTATCTGGACGCCTTCAAGACCGACGCGAAAAACCAGTTCACGCTGCGCTGGCACACGCCCGCTCCAGGCGCCACCGGCGGCGTCACCGGCCGGGTGGATTCGGCGGACTGCACCGACCTGAGCGGCATCAAGGTCACGGCGGGCAGCGCGTTGGCCACCACCGACAGCGCGGGCCACTACTCCATCAGCGGCCTGGCGCCCGGCAGCTATGTGGTAACCGCTTCCGGCTTGGGATGGACCACGGCATCGCACACTGTGAACGTGCGCGCGGCGTATCCGCCAGATGTGAACTTCTACCTGACGTCCTCGGGGAGCGGCGGCGGCCCGTGCCCGCTGAACCCCGCGGATCCGTCGGTCACCATCTGCACGCCGGCGAACGGCGCGACCGTGCCTTCGCCTGTCCACATTGTGGCGGGTACGACCGACTTGAATACGGTTTCCTTGTTGCAGATCTACGTGGATGGTGTCGCCAAGTACACGGTCAACGCCAAGTCGCTCGACACCAGCCTGGCCATGACGAATGGCGCGCATCGTGTGACGGTTTAG
- a CDS encoding choice-of-anchor D domain-containing protein: MIFKSTINITVGSTPAPGSVSLTPTSLNFGTQNVGATSTPQNATLSNSTSAAVAISSITTTSDYAQTNTCGSSLAAGASCSIAVTYAPSAAGTDNGSLTVTAADAGSPHIVSLNGSGGSTSPPPPPGPCTMNPDNQTVTICTPANGAVVASPVHIVADTTDSNPVNLVQIYVDGAARYTAFAGRLDTSLAMTPGAHRLTVQARDTTRLYFKSTINITVR, translated from the coding sequence GTGATCTTCAAGTCCACCATCAACATCACGGTGGGCAGCACGCCCGCGCCGGGCAGCGTGAGCCTTACGCCCACCAGCCTGAATTTCGGAACGCAGAACGTGGGCGCCACCAGCACGCCGCAGAACGCGACGCTCAGCAACAGCACATCGGCTGCCGTGGCGATCAGTTCCATTACGACCACGTCTGATTACGCCCAGACGAACACCTGCGGCAGCAGTCTCGCGGCCGGTGCGAGCTGCTCGATCGCCGTGACCTATGCGCCTTCGGCCGCCGGCACCGACAACGGCTCGTTGACCGTGACGGCCGCCGACGCCGGATCGCCGCACATTGTGTCGCTGAACGGATCGGGCGGCTCCACCTCGCCGCCTCCTCCGCCAGGACCGTGCACGATGAATCCGGACAACCAGACGGTCACAATCTGCACGCCGGCGAACGGTGCGGTCGTTGCGTCGCCGGTGCACATCGTCGCCGACACCACAGATAGCAACCCGGTGAACCTGGTCCAGATTTACGTGGACGGCGCGGCGAGATATACGGCGTTCGCCGGCAGGCTCGATACGAGCCTCGCCATGACGCCGGGCGCCCACCGGCTGACTGTGCAGGCGCGCGACACGACCAGGCTCTACTTCAAGAGCACGATCAACATCACCGTGCGATGA
- a CDS encoding retropepsin-like aspartic protease produces the protein MALRGFLTWLALVAAAQAATATGTLPIRLHRDYLVIADCDVPGGGKVNALIDTGTTRTILDRRIADRLRLRTEPGQTIALNRPMPARVGRLPELRVGPIRVLNLPVFVLDLEEMSGTLGIHLDMLVGMDVLRGASFTLDYHRRQIVFGVHTREDAVALDPRLPYLVLVGRLGSTPLRLQVDTGFDGLLLYRDRVPSGTLPPPRPMQTPRSREMRSMAGPAAETEVEVGDLWIDGLRLAGARALVLDRAPEDAQFDGVIGPRGIPVSSITFDFERSAAQMRR, from the coding sequence TTGGCTCTCCGCGGTTTCCTGACGTGGCTGGCCCTGGTCGCCGCGGCGCAGGCCGCGACGGCCACGGGAACCTTGCCCATCCGCCTGCATCGAGACTATTTGGTCATCGCCGACTGCGACGTCCCCGGCGGGGGCAAGGTCAACGCCCTGATAGACACCGGAACCACGCGAACCATCCTCGACCGGCGCATCGCCGACCGGCTGCGGCTTCGCACCGAGCCGGGCCAAACCATTGCCCTGAACCGCCCCATGCCGGCGCGCGTGGGCCGGTTGCCGGAACTGCGCGTTGGGCCCATACGGGTGCTAAACCTGCCTGTTTTCGTCCTCGATCTGGAAGAAATGTCGGGCACCCTTGGAATCCACCTCGACATGCTGGTGGGCATGGACGTGCTTCGCGGGGCGAGCTTCACTCTGGACTACCATCGCAGGCAGATCGTCTTCGGCGTTCATACCAGGGAGGATGCCGTGGCGCTCGATCCGCGGCTGCCGTATCTGGTCCTTGTGGGACGTCTTGGGTCTACGCCCTTGCGGCTCCAGGTGGACACGGGATTCGATGGCCTTCTGCTCTATCGTGACCGCGTTCCCAGCGGGACACTGCCGCCGCCTCGCCCAATGCAAACCCCCCGCTCGCGCGAGATGCGCAGTATGGCCGGGCCCGCGGCTGAGACGGAAGTAGAGGTTGGCGATCTTTGGATCGACGGCCTGCGGCTGGCCGGCGCGCGCGCCCTTGTCCTGGACCGCGCGCCGGAGGACGCACAGTTCGACGGCGTCATCGGACCGCGCGGCATTCCCGTCTCCAGCATCACCTTCGACTTTGAACGATCAGCGGCACAAATGCGGCGCTGA
- a CDS encoding winged helix-turn-helix domain-containing protein: MDGSFHVGRWRVEPSLNTIHAGETVVRLEPKVMQVLVCLADSPGQVLSKDHLIRQVWADTFVGDEALKRCISELRKAFGDDAREPRIIQTIPKGGYRLLAPVAEAPAAPAGGDGRNGGAAVSAETAAPPFASLADANRARATLRIPIGPRTLGLVTVTAVALLALLASRFWGNPHAAPAHTVGTASTGRVMLAVLPFENLSSNQEQDYFCDGLTAEMISQLGSLSPERLGVIDWLSASDYKNTKKSGDVIGRELGVSYLVQGTIRRAGDRVRITAELVSANNHSHLWGNSYEGDLRDVFTLQSNVARSIASEIQVRLTPQQEARLSSPQPVNPKAHDVLLEGMQLAERPSMPAVRGSIKKFDESIQADPNYAEAHAKKAYSYVVLAMHNSATPAEAYPRARAAAEDALRLEAENAAAHHVLGWIAWRYDWDYAAAEKEVRRAIQNSPNVALYHETYALFLRSMGRFDEALREAKRTVELSPRSEVSHANLGTLLFLMHHYDEGMDSFRRAIELNPGLAYVHQRMGAALAGAGRYEGALQALQRAADIEKDDPEITAWMGFTYAQMGRRSTAIRLLEDLENLATRRPVPSQWPALISIGLVHDAHPHRREDAFKFLGFAVDAHENWMVYLDVDPVFAPVRSDPRFEQLRRRLHLPERPISQRPA; the protein is encoded by the coding sequence TTGGATGGCAGCTTTCATGTCGGCAGGTGGCGCGTCGAGCCGTCGCTGAACACCATCCACGCCGGCGAAACGGTGGTGCGCCTTGAGCCCAAGGTGATGCAGGTGCTGGTGTGCCTGGCCGACAGCCCCGGGCAGGTCTTGTCGAAGGACCACCTCATCCGCCAGGTTTGGGCCGATACTTTCGTAGGCGACGAGGCCCTGAAGCGCTGCATCTCCGAACTGCGCAAAGCCTTCGGTGACGACGCGCGCGAGCCGCGCATTATCCAGACAATCCCCAAGGGCGGCTACCGGCTGCTCGCGCCCGTGGCGGAAGCGCCCGCGGCGCCAGCCGGGGGCGATGGACGCAATGGCGGCGCCGCCGTGTCGGCGGAGACCGCGGCTCCGCCGTTTGCCAGCCTCGCTGACGCCAACAGGGCACGGGCCACGCTGCGCATTCCGATCGGCCCGCGGACGCTGGGCCTGGTCACGGTGACAGCCGTCGCGCTGCTGGCTCTGCTCGCGTCTCGCTTTTGGGGCAACCCGCACGCCGCACCGGCCCACACCGTCGGCACAGCGAGCACTGGCCGGGTGATGCTGGCCGTTCTCCCCTTCGAAAACCTGAGCAGCAATCAAGAGCAGGACTATTTCTGCGACGGGCTCACGGCGGAGATGATTTCCCAGCTCGGAAGCCTCTCCCCCGAACGTCTGGGCGTGATCGATTGGCTCTCCGCCAGCGATTACAAGAACACCAAGAAGAGCGGCGACGTGATCGGCCGTGAACTTGGCGTCAGTTACCTGGTCCAGGGGACAATCCGGCGCGCCGGCGACCGCGTGCGCATTACCGCGGAGCTGGTGAGCGCCAACAACCACAGCCACCTGTGGGGGAACAGCTACGAAGGCGACCTGCGCGACGTCTTCACGCTGCAAAGCAACGTGGCCCGCTCCATCGCCAGCGAGATCCAGGTGCGGCTCACGCCGCAGCAGGAGGCGCGGCTGTCGAGCCCGCAGCCGGTCAATCCCAAGGCGCACGATGTGCTGCTGGAGGGCATGCAGCTGGCCGAGAGGCCTTCCATGCCTGCAGTTCGTGGGAGCATTAAGAAGTTTGACGAGTCCATTCAGGCCGACCCGAACTATGCCGAGGCGCACGCGAAGAAGGCGTACTCCTATGTGGTCCTAGCTATGCACAACTCGGCGACGCCGGCGGAAGCCTACCCGCGGGCGCGGGCCGCGGCTGAGGACGCCCTGCGTCTCGAGGCCGAAAACGCCGCCGCGCACCACGTACTGGGCTGGATCGCCTGGCGGTATGACTGGGACTACGCAGCGGCAGAGAAAGAGGTGCGGCGCGCCATTCAGAACAGTCCCAACGTCGCGCTCTATCACGAAACCTACGCGCTCTTCCTCAGGAGCATGGGCCGCTTCGACGAAGCGCTCCGCGAAGCCAAGCGCACGGTGGAATTAAGCCCGCGCTCCGAGGTGAGCCATGCCAACCTCGGTACGCTACTCTTCCTCATGCATCACTACGACGAGGGAATGGACAGCTTCCGCCGGGCGATCGAGTTGAATCCCGGCTTAGCCTACGTGCACCAGCGCATGGGAGCGGCGCTGGCCGGCGCCGGCCGCTACGAAGGGGCCCTCCAGGCGCTGCAGCGAGCCGCCGATATCGAGAAAGATGACCCCGAGATCACGGCGTGGATGGGCTTCACCTACGCACAGATGGGCAGGCGCTCCACCGCCATCCGCCTGCTGGAGGACCTGGAGAACCTGGCGACGCGGCGCCCCGTGCCGTCGCAATGGCCGGCGCTGATCAGCATCGGCCTGGTGCACGACGCACATCCCCACCGCCGCGAAGATGCCTTCAAGTTCCTGGGCTTCGCGGTGGACGCGCACGAAAACTGGATGGTGTATCTCGACGTCGACCCGGTCTTCGCTCCCGTGCGTTCCGACCCGCGCTTCGAACAGCTTCGCCGCCGCCTGCATCTGCCTGAGCGGCCCATCTCCCAGAGACCGGCCTAG
- a CDS encoding cytochrome C oxidase subunit IV family protein yields the protein MSEHVVPVRTYYVIWAVLMVFTAVTAGLSFYDLGRLSIVVALLIAGFKAGLVGLYFMHIKYSDPVNRVAAIAGVVFVAILLALTSADFFTRMWFFRAP from the coding sequence ATGAGCGAGCACGTGGTTCCCGTCAGGACCTATTACGTGATCTGGGCGGTGCTCATGGTGTTCACTGCCGTCACCGCCGGACTCTCGTTCTACGATCTTGGCCGGTTGAGCATCGTCGTCGCCCTGCTCATTGCCGGATTCAAGGCCGGCCTGGTGGGCCTGTACTTCATGCACATCAAGTACAGTGATCCGGTGAACCGCGTAGCGGCCATCGCCGGGGTGGTGTTCGTCGCTATCCTGCTGGCGCTCACCTCGGCCGATTTCTTCACGCGGATGTGGTTCTTCCGCGCGCCCTAG
- a CDS encoding cytochrome c oxidase subunit 3 family protein — MDVNQAAAPAKRLSFQFADLEQQRQSATLGMWVFLVTEILFFGGLFAGYMVYRGLYPQAWAEASRALLFKYGTINTGVLICSSLTMALAVHAAQVGRHKRIALFLLLTIALGTVFLGIKAVEYTDEYHEHHIPQLDFRFEGADPVHSQIFFGFYFVMTGIHALHLTIGLAIAAVLAWLAWKGHYTPEYYNPIENFGLYWHFIDVIWIFLYPLLYLVAHRGYAG; from the coding sequence TTGGACGTTAATCAAGCAGCCGCGCCGGCGAAGCGCTTGTCGTTCCAGTTTGCGGATTTGGAGCAGCAGCGCCAATCCGCGACGCTGGGAATGTGGGTCTTCCTGGTCACCGAAATTCTCTTCTTCGGCGGCCTCTTCGCCGGCTACATGGTGTATCGCGGCCTCTACCCGCAGGCGTGGGCCGAAGCCAGCCGCGCGCTCCTGTTCAAGTACGGCACCATCAACACCGGCGTGCTGATTTGCAGTTCGCTGACCATGGCGCTCGCCGTGCACGCGGCGCAGGTGGGAAGACACAAGCGGATCGCGCTCTTCTTGCTGCTCACCATCGCGCTCGGCACGGTGTTTCTCGGCATCAAGGCGGTGGAATACACCGACGAGTACCACGAGCACCACATTCCGCAGCTGGATTTCCGCTTTGAAGGCGCCGATCCGGTGCACAGCCAGATTTTTTTCGGCTTTTATTTTGTAATGACCGGCATTCACGCGCTGCACCTGACCATCGGGCTGGCCATCGCAGCCGTGCTGGCGTGGCTCGCGTGGAAGGGACACTACACGCCCGAGTACTACAACCCGATTGAGAACTTCGGGCTCTACTGGCACTTCATCGACGTGATCTGGATCTTCTTATATCCGCTGCTGTATCTGGTGGCGCACCGGGGGTATGCAGGATGA
- the ctaD gene encoding cytochrome c oxidase subunit I, whose amino-acid sequence MHTQTSIDTREHYLNEQLGIKSWLLTTDHKRIGLLYLLGITFFFFIGGFYALLIRLELLTPPGDLVSADTYNKLFTMHGITMVWWFLIPSIPGVLGNFLVPMMVGAKDMAFPKINLASFYLWLLSGVMLIYAMLNGGMETGWTFYTPLSTGYTGGNVILVGLAIFVNGFSSIFTGLNFIVTVHRMRAPGLTWSRLPLFIWSNYATALIMILATPVLAITILLVAVERVWQVGIFDPRYGGDPLLFQHLFWFYSHPAVYIMILPSMGVISEVVPCFARKRVFGYKAVAAASVGIAMVGFLVWAHHMFVAGMSVYAALVFSLLSYLVAVPSAIKVFNWTATLYKGSVSYETPMLYALGFIGLFTIGGLTGLFLAALGLDVHVTDTYFVVAHFHYIMVGGAVMGYMAGIHFWWPKISGRMYPEGWAKLAALITFIGFNLTFFPQFVLGYLGMPRRYWAYPEEFQILHVLSSAGASILGVGYVLPLIYMAWSIRYGPAAGANPWRAAGLEWQSPSPPPTHNFEPDSGPVVREAYNYAEIDAEVPVGR is encoded by the coding sequence ATGCATACGCAGACGTCCATTGATACGCGCGAGCATTACCTGAACGAGCAGTTGGGCATCAAGTCCTGGCTGCTGACGACCGACCACAAGCGCATCGGCCTGCTCTACCTGCTCGGCATTACGTTCTTTTTCTTTATCGGCGGCTTCTACGCGTTGTTGATCCGCCTCGAACTGCTCACGCCGCCGGGCGACCTAGTCAGCGCCGATACCTACAACAAGCTCTTCACCATGCACGGCATCACCATGGTGTGGTGGTTCCTTATCCCTTCGATTCCCGGGGTTCTGGGGAATTTCCTGGTGCCCATGATGGTCGGCGCCAAGGACATGGCCTTCCCCAAGATCAATCTGGCCAGTTTCTACCTGTGGCTGCTGAGCGGGGTCATGCTGATCTACGCCATGCTGAACGGCGGAATGGAAACCGGCTGGACGTTCTATACGCCGCTCAGCACCGGATATACCGGTGGAAACGTCATCCTGGTGGGGCTCGCGATCTTCGTGAACGGTTTCTCGTCGATCTTCACCGGATTGAACTTTATCGTTACCGTGCACCGCATGCGCGCGCCCGGCTTGACCTGGTCGCGCCTGCCGCTGTTCATCTGGTCGAACTACGCGACCGCGCTCATCATGATTTTGGCGACGCCGGTGTTGGCGATTACGATCCTGCTGGTGGCGGTTGAGCGCGTGTGGCAGGTCGGCATCTTCGACCCGCGTTACGGCGGCGATCCGCTGCTGTTCCAGCACCTGTTCTGGTTTTACTCGCACCCCGCCGTCTACATCATGATTCTGCCCAGCATGGGCGTGATCAGCGAAGTGGTGCCTTGCTTCGCGCGCAAGCGCGTCTTCGGATACAAGGCCGTGGCCGCGGCCAGCGTCGGCATTGCCATGGTCGGTTTCCTGGTGTGGGCGCACCACATGTTCGTGGCCGGCATGTCGGTTTACGCCGCGCTGGTCTTTTCGCTGCTCAGCTACCTGGTGGCGGTGCCCTCGGCCATCAAGGTATTCAACTGGACGGCGACTCTGTACAAAGGTTCCGTCTCGTACGAGACGCCCATGCTGTACGCGCTGGGCTTCATCGGCCTGTTCACCATCGGCGGGCTGACGGGACTGTTTCTCGCGGCGCTCGGTCTTGACGTACACGTGACCGACACGTACTTCGTGGTCGCGCACTTCCACTACATCATGGTCGGCGGCGCCGTGATGGGTTACATGGCGGGCATTCACTTCTGGTGGCCCAAGATCAGCGGGCGCATGTATCCGGAAGGCTGGGCCAAACTGGCCGCTCTCATTACGTTCATCGGATTCAACCTGACGTTCTTCCCGCAGTTCGTCCTCGGCTACCTGGGCATGCCGCGCCGGTACTGGGCGTACCCTGAAGAATTCCAGATCCTGCACGTGCTCTCCAGCGCGGGCGCCTCCATTCTTGGCGTGGGCTACGTGCTGCCGCTGATCTACATGGCCTGGTCCATCCGCTACGGGCCCGCCGCGGGCGCAAACCCGTGGCGCGCCGCCGGGCTGGAGTGGCAGTCGCCCTCGCCGCCCCCGACGCACAACTTTGAGCCGGATTCTGGGCCGGTGGTGCGGGAAGCCTACAACTACGCCGAGATCGACGCCGAGGTGCCCGTTGGACGTTAA
- the coxB gene encoding cytochrome c oxidase subunit II has product MSGWNFPLFPDRAATHAGHVDALYIFLLTLCGMVALAIAFTITFFAVRYRRTRHLAEPIEGSTMLEVTWTVIPLLIFLFIFVWGANTYFDAYRSPRDAEEVYTVAKQWMWKFQHLDGQREINQLHVPVGRDIRMTMISQDVIHSFFVPAFRIKGDVLPGRYSHVWFHATKAGTYHLFCAEYCGTQHSGMVGQVIVMSPADYQQWLAGGATAGSLAQNGEKLFMELGCSTCHRADSGARGPNLVGLFGNTVHLADGRTLVADESYIRESILNPSAKVVAGFQPIMPNFQAQVNEEGVLALIAYVKSLRGGAVAAGQPIPNRPAPANVPPAGEKVK; this is encoded by the coding sequence ATGTCCGGCTGGAACTTCCCCCTGTTTCCCGATCGCGCCGCCACCCACGCCGGACATGTGGACGCGCTCTACATCTTTCTCCTGACGCTCTGCGGCATGGTGGCGCTGGCGATTGCCTTCACCATCACGTTCTTCGCCGTGCGCTATCGCCGGACCCGCCATCTCGCCGAACCGATCGAAGGCTCGACCATGCTCGAGGTCACCTGGACGGTGATCCCGCTGCTGATCTTCCTGTTCATCTTCGTCTGGGGGGCCAACACTTACTTCGACGCCTACCGCTCGCCGCGTGACGCGGAAGAGGTCTACACCGTCGCCAAGCAGTGGATGTGGAAGTTCCAGCACCTCGATGGCCAGCGCGAGATCAATCAACTGCACGTTCCGGTGGGGCGCGACATCCGCATGACCATGATCTCGCAGGACGTGATCCACAGCTTCTTCGTGCCGGCCTTCCGCATCAAGGGCGACGTCCTGCCGGGCCGCTACAGTCACGTGTGGTTCCACGCCACCAAGGCCGGGACCTATCACCTCTTCTGCGCCGAATACTGCGGCACGCAGCACTCGGGGATGGTCGGGCAGGTCATCGTGATGTCGCCGGCCGATTATCAGCAGTGGCTCGCCGGCGGCGCCACTGCGGGTTCGCTGGCGCAGAACGGTGAAAAGCTCTTCATGGAACTGGGATGCAGCACCTGCCACCGCGCCGACAGCGGCGCGCGCGGGCCTAACCTCGTGGGCCTGTTCGGCAACACCGTGCACCTGGCCGACGGCCGCACCCTCGTCGCCGACGAGAGCTACATCCGTGAATCGATCCTGAATCCGAGCGCGAAGGTCGTCGCCGGATTCCAGCCCATCATGCCCAACTTCCAGGCGCAGGTGAACGAAGAGGGCGTGCTTGCCCTTATCGCCTACGTGAAATCTCTGCGCGGCGGAGCAGTTGCCGCCGGCCAGCCCATCCCCAACCGTCCGGCGCCCGCGAACGTGCCGCCCGCAGGGGAGAAGGTGAAGTAG
- a CDS encoding SCO family protein, whose translation MPCASAQYRPDDPKPPMLQDIGLDQRLNQQVPLDLVFRDEGGREVKLGDYFGHKPVVLNLAYFTCPMLCNEVMTGMTSALGAVSFTAGRDFTIVTVSIDPQDTTESAAAKRDFYLRRYHRAGADAGWHFLTGDEANIRALADAVGFRYKYDAASRQFAHASGIMVLTPQGRLARYFYGIEYPPRDLKLGLMEASQGRIGSVVDQVLLFCYHYDPGTGKYTPVVMNLVRAGGVLTLLALGTFIVVMVRRDSQTKTRGRAA comes from the coding sequence TTGCCGTGTGCTTCCGCGCAGTACCGGCCTGACGATCCCAAACCGCCCATGCTCCAGGACATTGGCCTCGATCAGCGCCTGAACCAGCAGGTCCCGCTCGATCTCGTGTTCCGCGATGAAGGAGGGCGCGAAGTCAAGCTCGGCGACTACTTCGGCCACAAGCCGGTCGTACTCAACCTGGCCTACTTCACCTGTCCCATGTTGTGCAACGAAGTGATGACGGGCATGACCAGCGCGCTCGGCGCCGTCAGCTTCACCGCCGGGCGTGACTTCACCATCGTGACCGTGAGCATCGATCCGCAGGACACGACGGAGTCAGCCGCCGCGAAGAGGGACTTCTATCTGCGCCGTTATCACCGGGCGGGCGCCGATGCCGGCTGGCACTTCCTCACCGGCGATGAGGCGAACATTCGCGCTCTCGCCGACGCTGTCGGGTTTCGCTACAAGTACGACGCGGCCAGCCGGCAGTTCGCTCACGCCAGCGGCATCATGGTGCTCACGCCGCAAGGCCGGCTGGCGCGCTACTTCTACGGCATCGAGTACCCGCCGCGTGATCTCAAGCTGGGACTGATGGAAGCCTCGCAGGGACGCATCGGCAGCGTGGTGGACCAGGTGCTGCTGTTCTGCTACCACTACGATCCGGGCACGGGAAAATACACGCCGGTCGTGATGAATCTTGTCCGCGCCGGCGGTGTGCTCACATTGCTGGCGCTGGGCACGTTCATCGTGGTGATGGTGCGCCGCGATTCGCAAACGAAGACGCGCGGGAGGGCGGCGTAA
- a CDS encoding cytochrome c, protein MLLVLTLAGCRQDMHNQPKVLPLRQSDFFADQRTARTPVAGTVARGQLEEDAYFYSGMIAPNQPGDAIPFPVTEAVLQRGQERFNIYCSPCHSRVGDGNGMIVQRGYRHPPSFHTEQARAFPVGHFFDVMTHGFGAMPDYAAQVAPPDRWAIAAYIRVLQYSQHAPVADVPPAERGRIAGTPAQLPQAPAASSTGEQPGTQSAQPAPAQKPGGRR, encoded by the coding sequence TTGCTGCTCGTCCTCACTCTTGCCGGGTGCCGCCAGGACATGCACAACCAGCCCAAGGTGCTGCCGCTGCGGCAGAGCGACTTCTTCGCCGACCAGCGCACCGCGCGCACGCCGGTGGCAGGCACCGTCGCTCGCGGGCAGCTTGAGGAAGACGCCTACTTCTACAGCGGCATGATTGCGCCCAACCAGCCCGGCGACGCCATTCCGTTCCCGGTCACCGAGGCGGTCCTGCAGCGCGGGCAGGAGCGCTTCAACATCTACTGCTCGCCTTGCCACTCACGCGTAGGCGATGGCAACGGCATGATCGTGCAGCGCGGATATCGCCATCCGCCATCGTTCCACACCGAACAGGCGCGGGCCTTCCCGGTGGGCCACTTCTTCGACGTGATGACGCACGGCTTCGGGGCCATGCCCGACTACGCCGCGCAGGTTGCGCCTCCGGACCGCTGGGCGATTGCCGCTTATATCCGCGTGCTGCAGTACAGCCAGCATGCGCCGGTTGCCGACGTGCCACCGGCCGAACGCGGCCGGATCGCCGGCACGCCGGCACAACTGCCCCAGGCTCCTGCAGCCTCGAGCACGGGTGAGCAGCCTGGAACGCAGAGCGCGCAGCCTGCGCCGGCGCAGAAGCCCGGAGGCCGCCGATGA
- a CDS encoding DUF3341 domain-containing protein — protein sequence MKRNPLYGLLAEFSTPTQLAEATWAARRAGYRRMDAYSPFGIEEVAEALDFHRTSVPLIVLLGGVLGGAGGYLLQYWISVYAYPLNVGGKPLHSWPAFIVVTFETTILGAALAAVFGMLALNRLPQPYHPLFNVPRFAAVTKDKFFLVIESRDPQFSLSETYRFLQTLGPQSISEVPD from the coding sequence ATGAAGCGCAATCCCCTCTACGGATTGCTGGCCGAGTTCTCCACTCCCACGCAGCTCGCCGAGGCCACGTGGGCGGCGCGGCGAGCCGGCTACCGCCGCATGGACGCCTATTCGCCGTTCGGGATCGAAGAGGTTGCCGAGGCACTCGACTTCCACCGGACCAGTGTGCCGCTGATCGTGCTGCTCGGCGGAGTGCTTGGCGGCGCTGGCGGCTATCTGCTGCAGTACTGGATTTCGGTGTACGCCTATCCGCTGAACGTGGGCGGAAAGCCGCTCCACTCCTGGCCCGCTTTCATCGTGGTCACGTTTGAAACGACGATTCTCGGCGCGGCGCTGGCCGCGGTGTTCGGAATGCTGGCGCTGAACCGCTTGCCGCAGCCGTATCACCCGCTGTTCAATGTGCCGCGCTTTGCCGCCGTCACGAAAGACAAGTTTTTCCTCGTCATCGAGTCGCGCGACCCGCAGTTTTCGCTTTCCGAGACCTATCGCTTCCTGCAGACCTTGGGTCCGCAAAGCATTTCCGAGGTGCCCGATTAG